A genome region from Desulfomonile tiedjei includes the following:
- a CDS encoding formate dehydrogenase accessory protein FdhE: MNPSLLPQQASERIQKAFDRLRNQVPQLANVLDAFEALFVERALLKAELPAEAPSDFSIDPVKFSRGVPIFSRDEFALSPEWLKDAADRLIPAMEKGFPGIGEQLRVIREAIVNSEPEGQSFSSAYQTGIEDWAEKLKVDPATLRFVLFQLEKPFAEKLAESLPPFPEGLEWLKGYCPVCGSWPELGFLEGKEGHRKLRCSFCGNNWGFMRTQCPFCETLDQDKMEIHFAENREFERVELCHECKKYLVSIDLRDRADEMVLEVAPLAMVHLDILAQEKGFSPAAILGWNVIGPT; encoded by the coding sequence ATGAATCCATCTCTGCTGCCCCAACAAGCATCCGAGCGCATACAAAAGGCATTCGATCGCTTGCGGAATCAGGTTCCCCAATTGGCGAATGTCTTGGACGCGTTTGAGGCTCTTTTCGTGGAAAGAGCATTGTTAAAGGCGGAGCTTCCCGCAGAAGCCCCGAGTGATTTTTCCATAGACCCTGTGAAATTTTCACGTGGGGTCCCAATTTTCAGCAGAGATGAATTTGCGCTGTCGCCGGAATGGTTGAAAGACGCGGCTGATCGGCTGATTCCGGCCATGGAAAAGGGATTTCCAGGGATCGGGGAGCAGTTACGAGTAATAAGGGAGGCAATTGTCAATTCTGAACCGGAGGGTCAAAGTTTTTCATCGGCCTATCAGACAGGGATTGAAGATTGGGCCGAAAAGCTCAAGGTAGACCCAGCGACCCTGCGGTTCGTTCTTTTTCAGCTGGAGAAGCCGTTCGCAGAAAAGCTCGCCGAATCGCTCCCGCCGTTCCCTGAAGGGCTCGAATGGCTCAAGGGCTACTGCCCCGTATGTGGATCATGGCCTGAACTGGGGTTCCTGGAAGGAAAAGAAGGGCATCGCAAATTGCGATGCTCGTTCTGCGGCAATAACTGGGGGTTTATGCGGACGCAGTGTCCTTTTTGTGAGACGCTCGACCAGGACAAAATGGAAATCCATTTTGCCGAAAACCGTGAATTCGAACGCGTCGAATTATGTCACGAGTGCAAGAAATATCTTGTCAGTATTGATCTCAGAGACCGCGCAGACGAAATGGTGCTGGAAGTCGCGCCCCTGGCAATGGTTCACCTCGACATTCTAGCTCAAGAAAAGGGCTTTTCGCCCGCGGCCATACTCGGCTGGAACGTAATCGGCCCGACCTGA
- a CDS encoding SUMF1/EgtB/PvdO family nonheme iron enzyme, translating into MSRPPVLFGSLRAETLAKRWQTVRIFLSWVLAVAILPAFFFSNPAAASQDQSKSGQSSNASSKDRNEIGPAKLFEAVSGYIDGFHRNPSKDSKENLRGRKEQRRGFSQAKTGDGEPRRVLKKEEDLARARMQRQEWELAVDPLESALKGATYAASSDDTSRLKLLLQAAQGNAGKASQDKSPTPGEVINSIGMRLVLIPAGSFTMGSSEAEIRRIQNDWNVQESLIQREGPAHKVRISRPFFLGKYHVTAGQFKRFVQETGYRTVAEKQGWGWVYDDSKKHWAKKPSASWRNPGTEAREDYPVSLVCHEDAEAFCQWLSKKEQRQYHLPTEAQWEYAARGGKEGERYTWGDEYPDGKRLNVADRNSPVPWADRTLDDGHARLAPVGSYEPNSFWLYDMLGNAWQLCSDLYDPKAYEEAKSALAVDPTGPRRGKKKVARGGCWAFGAGIARNAFRFGIDPDTGTDMSGFRVAVVAAPDETPQSGADDRNQQEALWRHGQVTPLMDRVKDLVAKGRRIEALRVIEKASAAGSKETDLAEETNAFAKRVLEALVDVTGDKSGEAFTNSLGMKMIRIPSGAFVMGSSEADISWAMGALSQGQPVNLENEFPFHKVRISRPFFMSSTEVTVAQFREFVNETGYITDAEDEKGGQVFNTESNQFERKAGTSWKNPGWTISSDQPVTMVSHNDAQAFVEWLTAKEKVPYKLPTEAQWEYAARGGLPMAQFPWGDALPDGRRANYADKNTDFAWRDRTADDGFKYVAPVGSYEPNGFGLYDMGGNVLEWVRDYYREDYYRFSPEVDPEGPGHGENRVMKGGEWTFGPVNLRCAFRGWARPDLAFYNSGFRVIIEMTSPQRTFHFADDFLTKSWVPGPDQRAVASAMAKEKERQAKVVPADRATGSKTLPAPHVEPVSGVVVLDFTPKSDAKKAGMARGDVIIEYHGVRDLTAEKFLALTAKTKRDKTHPVAVFVRDGYEYSLRLPSGSIGISVMDTTVKGPFKKPEPRPDRAPTGDKDQKSQPQDWT; encoded by the coding sequence ATGTCGCGTCCACCGGTTTTATTCGGCAGCTTACGTGCCGAGACCTTGGCGAAAAGATGGCAGACGGTCCGAATCTTCTTGTCTTGGGTCCTAGCTGTGGCCATCTTGCCGGCCTTTTTCTTTTCAAATCCGGCCGCAGCTTCTCAGGATCAATCCAAATCCGGACAGTCTTCCAACGCTTCCTCCAAAGATAGAAACGAAATAGGCCCTGCAAAACTTTTTGAAGCCGTTTCCGGATACATTGACGGTTTCCACCGGAATCCTTCCAAAGATTCAAAAGAAAACCTGCGAGGTCGGAAGGAGCAACGACGAGGGTTTAGCCAGGCCAAGACGGGGGATGGGGAACCTCGAAGGGTCCTTAAGAAGGAGGAAGACCTGGCACGGGCTCGAATGCAAAGACAAGAATGGGAGTTGGCTGTCGACCCATTGGAAAGTGCCTTAAAGGGCGCAACCTACGCTGCGTCCAGCGACGATACCTCAAGACTCAAATTGCTGCTGCAGGCCGCCCAAGGCAATGCGGGTAAAGCATCTCAAGACAAGTCTCCTACGCCGGGAGAAGTCATCAACAGCATCGGGATGCGTCTGGTGTTGATTCCTGCCGGTAGTTTCACTATGGGAAGTTCCGAGGCGGAGATCCGTCGAATTCAGAACGACTGGAACGTCCAGGAGAGCCTGATCCAGCGGGAGGGGCCGGCCCACAAGGTGCGGATCTCGCGACCCTTTTTTCTTGGCAAATACCATGTCACAGCGGGGCAATTCAAACGGTTCGTTCAAGAGACCGGATACAGGACCGTTGCTGAAAAACAGGGGTGGGGCTGGGTTTACGATGATTCGAAGAAGCATTGGGCCAAAAAACCAAGCGCGTCCTGGCGGAATCCAGGCACGGAAGCCCGCGAGGACTATCCTGTCAGCCTGGTGTGTCACGAGGACGCTGAAGCCTTCTGCCAATGGCTGAGTAAAAAGGAGCAGCGACAGTACCATCTGCCGACCGAGGCTCAGTGGGAATACGCTGCGAGGGGAGGAAAGGAAGGCGAAAGATACACATGGGGCGATGAATACCCGGATGGGAAGCGGCTCAACGTAGCGGATAGAAACTCGCCTGTGCCCTGGGCTGATCGAACTCTAGACGACGGCCACGCGCGTCTAGCTCCAGTGGGCAGTTATGAGCCAAACAGCTTCTGGCTATACGACATGCTCGGCAACGCGTGGCAACTCTGCTCCGATCTATATGACCCCAAGGCGTATGAAGAGGCAAAATCAGCCTTGGCTGTGGATCCCACGGGCCCTCGCCGCGGGAAAAAGAAAGTTGCAAGGGGAGGTTGCTGGGCGTTCGGCGCGGGGATTGCCCGAAACGCCTTTCGCTTTGGCATCGACCCTGACACGGGCACGGACATGTCCGGATTCCGTGTCGCAGTGGTTGCCGCTCCGGATGAGACGCCTCAAAGTGGGGCCGATGACCGGAATCAACAGGAGGCGCTGTGGCGCCACGGGCAGGTCACACCTCTGATGGATCGCGTAAAGGACCTGGTGGCAAAAGGTCGCCGCATTGAAGCGCTCAGGGTGATCGAAAAAGCGAGCGCGGCGGGTTCCAAGGAGACAGATCTTGCCGAGGAAACTAACGCTTTTGCCAAGCGGGTGCTGGAAGCCCTGGTGGATGTGACCGGAGATAAGAGCGGTGAAGCATTCACTAATTCGCTTGGCATGAAGATGATACGCATACCCTCGGGAGCATTTGTCATGGGCAGCTCCGAAGCCGACATCTCATGGGCCATGGGGGCACTTTCCCAGGGGCAGCCCGTGAACCTGGAAAACGAATTTCCTTTTCATAAGGTTCGAATCTCCAGGCCTTTTTTCATGTCCTCGACCGAAGTCACCGTGGCCCAGTTTCGAGAGTTCGTGAACGAGACAGGGTACATTACCGACGCGGAGGATGAAAAAGGGGGCCAGGTCTTCAACACTGAAAGCAATCAGTTTGAGCGGAAGGCAGGGACTTCGTGGAAAAACCCGGGCTGGACGATTTCTTCTGACCAGCCGGTGACTATGGTGTCGCACAACGATGCTCAGGCCTTCGTGGAGTGGCTTACAGCCAAAGAAAAGGTGCCGTACAAACTTCCTACCGAGGCCCAGTGGGAATACGCCGCCAGAGGGGGACTGCCCATGGCTCAATTCCCATGGGGTGACGCTCTGCCCGACGGTCGAAGGGCCAACTACGCGGACAAAAACACCGACTTCGCTTGGCGAGATAGGACCGCGGATGACGGCTTCAAATATGTTGCCCCCGTGGGCAGTTATGAACCGAATGGGTTCGGCCTCTATGATATGGGCGGAAACGTCTTGGAGTGGGTAAGGGATTACTACAGAGAGGATTATTACCGGTTCAGCCCTGAAGTGGACCCGGAAGGCCCCGGTCATGGTGAGAACCGGGTGATGAAAGGCGGCGAGTGGACTTTCGGACCTGTTAATCTCAGGTGCGCCTTCCGCGGTTGGGCTAGACCGGACCTTGCTTTCTACAACAGCGGCTTCCGCGTGATTATCGAGATGACCAGTCCGCAGAGGACCTTCCATTTCGCAGACGATTTTCTGACCAAGTCGTGGGTGCCCGGCCCGGACCAGAGGGCTGTGGCCAGCGCCATGGCAAAGGAGAAGGAGCGACAGGCAAAAGTCGTCCCAGCTGACCGGGCCACCGGCTCAAAGACGCTCCCGGCTCCGCATGTAGAACCCGTGAGCGGGGTCGTGGTTCTGGACTTCACGCCCAAGTCGGACGCCAAAAAGGCCGGAATGGCACGAGGGGACGTTATCATCGAATACCATGGGGTGCGGGACCTGACAGCGGAGAAATTCCTGGCCCTCACGGCGAAGACTAAAAGAGACAAAACCCATCCTGTGGCGGTTTTCGTACGGGACGGATACGAGTACTCGTTGCGCTTGCCCTCGGGCTCCATCGGGATTTCGGTCATGGATACTACAGTGAAGGGGCCGTTCAAGAAGCCGGAACCTCGTCCGGACCGCGCACCCACGGGAGACAAAGACCAGAAATCCCAGCCCCAGGACTGGACGTGA
- a CDS encoding transglycosylase SLT domain-containing protein, with translation MSPLRRIEGVAAIFLRRRGAFAGLLMLAASALALSGCGSTASMVKQNLEYKPIVCNAFSRALALGSDQKKNSPTSPTKPTSFPPLPIDERTDRVRHFVREYAYRQRETMRHYLARAEKYLPVVKATVREHGLPEDIAYLVMLESGANPEARSPANALGMWQFMPATARSYGLKVDSWVDERLDPEKSTKAAMLYLKDLYGMFGCWRLALSAYNSGENKLNKVLCQEDANEYDEICTSRSLKRETREFFPRFQAMAHIAKNPEKYGFPTRSEKVQEAKHEFATIEGNYSLDSLAKAMALTQEKLVQMNPALIRGQTPSNGSPYPLRVPLGKKEVLSAQLERIPVESREAHIVHVVHSKENVFQLCKRYQTDKSQLAALNPDINFRRRLRPGSKIVVPAPKIQTKKSLRNDRLSLLK, from the coding sequence GTGAGTCCGTTGAGGAGAATCGAGGGCGTTGCTGCGATCTTTCTCCGGCGACGAGGTGCCTTCGCGGGGCTGTTGATGCTGGCGGCCAGTGCTCTAGCGCTGAGCGGGTGCGGCTCCACAGCGTCGATGGTCAAGCAGAACCTGGAATATAAGCCCATCGTCTGCAATGCGTTTTCTAGGGCTCTAGCGCTCGGCTCGGACCAAAAGAAGAATTCTCCGACATCGCCCACCAAACCGACCTCATTCCCTCCATTGCCCATAGATGAACGAACGGATAGGGTACGGCATTTCGTCCGTGAATATGCATATCGGCAGAGAGAAACCATGAGGCACTACCTGGCACGGGCCGAAAAATACCTTCCCGTGGTGAAAGCTACGGTCAGGGAGCACGGCCTTCCGGAGGATATAGCTTACCTGGTCATGCTCGAATCCGGCGCAAATCCGGAAGCCCGTTCCCCGGCCAACGCCCTGGGAATGTGGCAGTTCATGCCGGCCACGGCGCGCAGCTACGGTTTGAAGGTGGACAGTTGGGTCGACGAGCGACTGGACCCGGAGAAGTCCACCAAGGCAGCGATGCTTTATCTGAAAGATCTGTATGGCATGTTCGGTTGTTGGCGACTGGCGCTAAGTGCCTACAATTCCGGGGAAAACAAGCTCAACAAAGTTCTCTGCCAGGAAGACGCCAATGAGTACGATGAGATTTGTACCAGCCGTAGTTTGAAGAGGGAGACCAGAGAGTTCTTCCCCCGGTTCCAGGCAATGGCTCATATTGCTAAGAATCCTGAAAAATACGGATTCCCCACGCGATCTGAAAAAGTCCAGGAAGCCAAGCACGAGTTCGCTACTATCGAAGGAAATTATTCTCTGGACAGTCTGGCAAAAGCTATGGCGCTGACCCAGGAAAAACTGGTTCAGATGAATCCGGCGCTCATCCGAGGCCAAACGCCTTCGAACGGGTCGCCCTATCCGCTTCGGGTGCCGCTCGGGAAGAAAGAGGTCCTGAGTGCTCAGTTGGAACGCATCCCTGTGGAGTCACGCGAAGCGCATATCGTTCACGTAGTCCATTCCAAAGAAAATGTGTTCCAATTGTGCAAGCGCTATCAGACTGACAAATCGCAACTGGCAGCACTCAATCCCGACATTAATTTTCGACGTCGCCTGCGCCCGGGGTCCAAAATCGTCGTCCCCGCGCCAAAAATCCAGACCAAAAAGTCCCTTCGCAACGACCGGCTTTCATTGCTAAAATAG
- a CDS encoding HAMP domain-containing histidine kinase: protein MPDNGPPEEDLLHFASLEEVFGGFSHEMAQPLNAIVIAAQVIQLKVERSSLPEAERTFFNQRLEIISSQVQRATQMIGSLRSFSDSATDFYLQGTNISHIFQRIYDLMQNQFVKRGIGVALQCAGNLPPVKKDLHLVESVVVQCLAYARDSVGTIARWHESQAAPYRKEITAKLVESHRGSVLEIEWSLGTLPGNTVPLDPKSRVGLVTAALVLRSRDGELETSINRVVARIP from the coding sequence ATGCCAGACAATGGACCGCCCGAAGAAGACCTGCTTCATTTTGCTTCCTTGGAAGAGGTCTTCGGAGGCTTTTCTCACGAGATGGCCCAACCCCTGAATGCCATCGTGATAGCGGCTCAGGTGATCCAATTAAAGGTGGAGAGGAGTTCGTTGCCCGAGGCGGAAAGGACTTTTTTTAATCAAAGGCTGGAAATAATCTCCTCTCAGGTTCAGAGGGCTACACAGATGATTGGGAGCTTACGATCCTTCAGCGACTCGGCCACCGATTTTTATCTCCAAGGCACCAACATAAGTCATATTTTCCAGCGAATTTACGACCTTATGCAAAACCAGTTTGTCAAGCGCGGGATTGGCGTCGCATTACAGTGTGCCGGCAATCTGCCGCCTGTGAAAAAAGATTTGCACTTGGTTGAAAGTGTCGTGGTGCAATGTTTGGCCTACGCCCGAGACTCAGTGGGGACAATCGCTCGGTGGCATGAAAGCCAGGCCGCTCCGTACCGGAAGGAGATCACGGCAAAACTGGTCGAGAGCCATCGCGGATCAGTCCTGGAAATCGAATGGAGCCTCGGGACACTTCCGGGCAACACGGTGCCGCTTGACCCGAAGAGCCGGGTTGGATTAGTCACTGCGGCTCTGGTGCTCCGGTCCAGAGATGGGGAGCTGGAAACCTCGATAAATCGGGTTGTGGCCAGAATTCCGTGA
- the topA gene encoding type I DNA topoisomerase codes for MNKTLVVVESPAKAKTIKKYLGSGYEVKASVGHIKDLPEKELGVKVKEGFVPEYKVIAGKEKVVQELSSAAQKADRVLLATDPDREGEAIAWHLSEELHKPKKDIFRVLFNELTEKTIKEAIQSPSRLDEKKYNAQQARRILDRIVGYQLSPLLWDKVQYGLSAGRVQSVALRLIVDRQDEIDTFVPQEYWSVTATLRGGSPPAFEVKLVEEHGEKIEIADVTTAERLVAAARQKPFEVVEVKRRERSRKPTPPFITSTLQQEASRKLRLTSSRTMRIAQKLYEGIELGTEGPVGLITYMRTDSPRIAPEALTAVREYIGKKYGPGYLPAKPHFYKSGKAAQEAHEAIRPTSMDLPPEKVARFLDKAQLALYTLIWNRFVASQAAPAVFDMTTANIKSGNLTFRVTGSIMKFDGFLRIYGQGADEESDSQNGDRDDAERRLPPLKPGDTLALERLSPRQHFTQPPPCFNEATLIKELEEQGIGRPSTYAETVTTIQKRKYVELEDKKFHPTLLGRIIAKLLVESFPKLVNTRFTAEMENSLDLIEEGKASWKETLQDFYAPFQSALDEAKRAMKSIKREGIPTSAVCPECGGALLVRSGRYGLFIGCAAYPECGYTRNLASDTSAKTEPTPTDETCPRCGSPMVVRRGRSGPFLSCSRYPECRSARPLTTGVKCPKCNQGELAQRRTKKGKIFYSCTRYPECDYSLWYKPVSVPCPNPECDSPLMEQRVSKKEGPVLQCPKCKHKVLNPQETDKGAVNY; via the coding sequence ATGAACAAGACCTTGGTAGTGGTCGAATCACCGGCCAAAGCAAAGACGATAAAAAAATATCTGGGGTCGGGCTATGAAGTGAAGGCTTCGGTGGGCCATATCAAGGACCTTCCCGAAAAGGAACTGGGTGTAAAGGTCAAAGAGGGCTTTGTTCCGGAATACAAGGTCATTGCCGGAAAAGAAAAGGTGGTGCAGGAACTCAGCTCCGCTGCCCAGAAGGCCGACAGGGTGCTTCTGGCCACAGACCCGGACCGCGAGGGAGAGGCCATTGCCTGGCATCTCAGTGAAGAGCTTCATAAGCCGAAAAAGGACATCTTCCGTGTGCTGTTCAACGAATTGACGGAAAAGACCATCAAAGAAGCTATACAGTCTCCTTCAAGATTGGATGAGAAGAAATACAACGCTCAACAAGCTCGGCGAATACTTGACCGCATAGTTGGCTACCAGTTGAGTCCACTGCTATGGGACAAAGTGCAATACGGGCTCAGCGCGGGCCGCGTTCAATCCGTGGCCTTGAGGCTCATCGTGGACCGTCAGGATGAGATCGATACTTTTGTCCCGCAAGAGTATTGGAGTGTGACCGCGACTTTGCGCGGGGGCTCCCCCCCCGCCTTTGAAGTCAAACTTGTCGAAGAGCATGGCGAAAAGATAGAAATCGCCGATGTCACCACAGCCGAAAGACTCGTTGCCGCCGCGCGACAAAAACCATTCGAGGTGGTGGAGGTTAAACGACGCGAGAGGAGTCGCAAGCCTACCCCGCCCTTTATTACATCCACCCTTCAACAGGAGGCCTCCCGCAAGCTCAGACTGACCAGCAGCCGCACTATGCGGATAGCCCAGAAACTCTATGAGGGAATCGAACTTGGTACCGAGGGTCCAGTCGGCCTGATAACCTATATGAGAACCGATTCCCCACGCATAGCCCCCGAAGCCTTGACCGCGGTCCGAGAGTACATTGGAAAGAAGTACGGGCCCGGCTATTTGCCGGCGAAGCCTCACTTTTACAAGAGCGGAAAAGCCGCGCAGGAGGCTCATGAAGCGATCCGGCCGACTTCAATGGACCTTCCGCCGGAGAAGGTGGCTCGCTTTCTCGATAAGGCGCAACTCGCTCTGTACACGCTGATATGGAATCGTTTTGTTGCAAGTCAGGCTGCTCCGGCGGTATTCGACATGACCACGGCAAACATCAAATCAGGCAATCTGACGTTTCGAGTCACAGGCTCGATCATGAAATTTGACGGGTTTCTGAGAATTTACGGACAGGGCGCGGACGAAGAATCAGACAGCCAAAATGGTGATCGGGACGATGCAGAAAGAAGGCTGCCGCCTCTCAAACCCGGCGACACCCTTGCGTTAGAGAGACTCTCCCCTCGGCAACATTTCACCCAGCCGCCCCCATGCTTTAACGAAGCGACTCTCATCAAGGAACTGGAAGAGCAAGGAATTGGGCGTCCTTCGACCTATGCCGAAACCGTAACCACCATTCAGAAGCGGAAGTATGTTGAGCTGGAAGATAAGAAATTCCACCCCACCCTGCTGGGACGAATTATCGCAAAGCTTCTAGTGGAAAGTTTTCCCAAATTGGTAAACACAAGATTCACAGCGGAAATGGAGAATTCGCTGGACCTTATTGAGGAGGGAAAAGCCTCATGGAAGGAAACCCTCCAGGACTTTTATGCGCCTTTCCAGTCAGCCCTGGATGAAGCCAAAAGGGCCATGAAAAGCATCAAGAGGGAAGGAATACCGACATCGGCCGTCTGTCCCGAATGCGGGGGCGCCTTATTGGTTCGCTCGGGTCGCTATGGACTATTTATCGGATGTGCTGCTTACCCGGAGTGCGGGTACACGCGAAATCTCGCGTCGGATACCTCAGCTAAAACCGAGCCCACGCCCACGGACGAGACTTGCCCCCGGTGCGGTTCCCCCATGGTTGTCAGGCGCGGGCGCAGCGGGCCCTTTCTTTCGTGTTCTCGTTATCCTGAATGCCGCAGCGCGCGTCCGCTGACCACAGGGGTCAAGTGCCCGAAATGCAATCAAGGTGAGCTTGCTCAGCGTCGCACAAAAAAAGGGAAGATCTTCTACTCGTGCACGCGGTATCCCGAATGTGACTATTCCCTCTGGTACAAGCCCGTGAGCGTACCCTGCCCCAATCCCGAGTGCGATTCCCCGCTCATGGAGCAACGGGTCAGTAAGAAAGAGGGGCCGGTCTTGCAGTGTCCCAAGTGCAAGCACAAGGTCCTGAATCCCCAGGAGACGGATAAGGGAGCAGTCAATTACTGA
- a CDS encoding peptidyl-prolyl cis-trans isomerase: protein MKYIWWLIILLGIMTLNAFAQPVTTEKGGDVLAKVGNQTITREMLDSIISTIPEENRVPFLTPDGRKKILDEVVSFMLFAQAAATEGMDKEPAIKTRLDYAQTEYLAREYFRRHLAKTPPVSEEELAAYYKEHIGEFKPPEEVKVRHILVKTEAQANKILDEIKSGKDFADLAKKHSIDPAAAAGGKLELPDGKDWLPKGSFEKSFEHSLFKIQKGEVGGPVKTQFGWHILKVEDRRQPETRALVQVRGLIKNRLQDQKNSQTHNQLTEELKKKIPVEIK, encoded by the coding sequence ATGAAGTATATTTGGTGGCTTATAATTCTTTTAGGAATCATGACGCTTAATGCTTTTGCCCAACCGGTCACTACTGAAAAAGGTGGAGATGTTCTGGCTAAAGTGGGAAATCAAACAATCACCCGCGAAATGCTGGATAGCATCATCTCTACGATTCCGGAGGAAAATCGAGTCCCTTTCCTGACCCCGGACGGCCGGAAAAAGATACTGGATGAGGTGGTCTCTTTCATGCTCTTTGCCCAAGCAGCCGCGACCGAAGGAATGGACAAGGAACCGGCCATCAAGACGCGCCTCGATTACGCGCAGACCGAATACCTGGCACGGGAATACTTCAGGCGTCACCTGGCCAAAACGCCGCCGGTATCCGAAGAGGAGCTGGCTGCATACTATAAAGAGCATATCGGGGAATTCAAGCCCCCTGAAGAGGTTAAGGTCCGCCACATCCTAGTGAAGACCGAGGCCCAGGCGAATAAGATCCTCGATGAGATCAAGTCCGGCAAAGACTTCGCCGACCTTGCCAAGAAGCACTCAATTGACCCGGCGGCTGCCGCGGGAGGGAAGCTGGAATTGCCTGACGGCAAAGACTGGCTGCCAAAGGGTTCCTTTGAAAAATCATTCGAGCACAGCCTGTTCAAGATTCAGAAAGGCGAGGTTGGTGGGCCGGTAAAAACACAGTTCGGCTGGCACATACTGAAAGTGGAAGATCGCCGCCAGCCGGAAACGCGCGCGTTAGTGCAAGTTCGCGGGCTTATCAAGAATCGCCTTCAGGATCAGAAGAACTCTCAGACCCACAATCAGCTTACTGAAGAGCTTAAGAAAAAAATTCCTGTGGAAATCAAGTAA